Within Leishmania infantum JPCM5 genome chromosome 35, the genomic segment AGGATGCACTGCAGTTGCAGGCGTCGAGGAGCTCGAAGTGAACGGGAAAGCACACCTGCGGATCGCGCAGGCCAATGCCAGTCGCATGAGCTGAGGTGGCATCCCCCTTCccaccaccctcctcccctaATCCTAGCCTGTTGTATCTGAGAGCAGGCGTTGTGTCCACTAAAATGGAATTGCCTGCGAGAGGTGTTCCGTTTGTTTGttcgtttttgtttccgCCTTTTGTTTTGCGTTGCAGTGAATGTCACAAGACGAGTGTGAAGCAAGCAGCAAGAATTGTGGCAGATGTGAGTACGTCGACGTGGTACAGCTGCGCTGAGCATCTGATTGCAGCACGTACGCTCTGCGCGGTCCTGGAGAGGCCGAGTGACTAAGAATatggagcagctgcttgtTTGTATGACAATCATCAAGAGAACAGCGCTGGAGTCTTGAAGGAAAGGTGACACAAAACAGATGCGACCTCGGTCGTGTGTCCACTTTTGGCGTGTCGGAGCGGCATAGCATGATACCCAGTTCGCAAAACACGAACCGGAATACATGCTGTGCATACATCATGCGTGGTACCACTGCGGGTGTGTGCCACAACACAAAGGCAGAGCACTGCGGTTTCCTTGCACCTTCCCTGCAGCTCCATTCTTTCGTTCCACTCGGGGTAGATTGTAGTTGGCACGGCAATGGTTTCATGCGACCACGCTTCGCCGTGAACCCACACCCGCAAGGACACGTGGGTGACGTCGGCACCGTCGAACGTGGTGCCGAGATGTGAACCGCAGATGAGTCGCAGAGCAAGGGTGAAAGGGATGGCGCTGCACCCCCCGCCGACATCGCGCAGGTGCATAGGCTTGAGAACGTAGCCGCACCCACCGTTTTGATGCGTGAAAAAGCCCTCGTTAACGCGAAAGTTGTGATCTCGCGTCTGCCAATTGAGCGCTACCATCTGACAGCCGAGGCGCCACATGAGCATGGGATCGTAGTTGGAAGAGTCGATGCGAGTACCCGCGGGGTAGATGCGGGAGAGCATGCGTGTGTTCTGGCGCGCAAAGTCCACCGGGGAGCACGCCTCTAGCCGAGCTACCTCCCCTTCCACGTAACTTTGAACGTTGAAGGGTTGCTCCTCGGCGCCCCATGACGTTGATCGGACGGTTCCAATCGAGGCGCATGCCGAGAGCTTCAGCGTGGTGAGCAGAGGTGCCCGACGGTCTGCCCGAATGCCGCTACCCGCCGTATCCTTCAGATCCTCCACACCGGCGGCATTCATCTTCCATTTTACGAGGATCTTACCTTTCAGCTTTGCCGGTGTGTACGAGGACGCATCGAGgcgggagagaaagaggcgctcCTTGAACACACTGCGGATAATCTCTGCCATCCGGTTTGTCTGTTCTGGGCTCGTGTGCACTTCGAGGGAGACAATCACGGGGAATTCGCGAGGGTTCCAGGCGGCTTCGTGATTGTCGCTAGGGTTTTGAAACGCGTAGTCGTTGATGGTGCGAACCACGTCGTCGAAGGCGATTTTGGTGGTCATGGTGCGACCATGATACACAACGGGCACGCCAGCGGGGCCATCCCAGCAATCGATCTCAACACAGCGGCAACCGGCCAACAGCACGTCGCGATACATATTGCAGGAGCTCTCAGAATTCAGCTGATTGCCGGTGAGATAGGTGTTGTGAGAGCTGTTGATGAAGTAGTGTGGAAGGAGGTGGT encodes:
- a CDS encoding phosphatidylinositol-specific phospholipase-like protein, which codes for MSLTLTGENSWDSSVGRECSELADELKEKGVPLLRVTRNYNVKKVLISFSPVGDGLQCQPASEHHSSLLFADMWAIRSLPPSDKICSKAGLTHFQYCFQVESQFGWSWNLVCNTALERSTWVDFLEQRRRTFLDKSRANAANASVERYWFIAAQQGKTKLSFNEISMLANKLFGRVPPAEFADRFRQCDSDKDTCLNYQEFCEFFHYFNEAKAVRSIYERQTSDGTPGMTAEEFTRFCIANDAVANVTPMRCASLFHLFANRQSDRMALNGFTAFLLHPHHNTIVDARQLRLTDSMDHLLPHYFINSSHNTYLTGNQLNSESSCNMYRDVLLAGCRCVEIDCWDGPAGVPVVYHGRTMTTKIAFDDVVRTINDYAFQNPSDNHEAAWNPREFPVIVSLEVHTSPEQTNRMAEIIRSVFKERLFLSRLDASSYTPAKLKGKILVKWKMNAAGVEDLKDTAGSGIRADRRAPLLTTLKLSACASIGTVRSTSWGAEEQPFNVQSYVEGEVARLEACSPVDFARQNTRMLSRIYPAGTRIDSSNYDPMLMWRLGCQMVALNWQTRDHNFRVNEGFFTHQNGGCGYVLKPMHLRDVGGGCSAIPFTLALRLICGSHLGTTFDGADVTHVSLRVWVHGEAWSHETIAVPTTIYPEWNERMELQGRCKETAVLCLCVVAHTRSGTTHDVCTACIPVRVLRTGYHAMPLRHAKSGHTTEVASVLCHLSFKTPALFS